In a genomic window of Streptomyces sp. NBC_01231:
- a CDS encoding DNA/RNA non-specific endonuclease encodes MGYTIPGWLDEILDFIGINFPNVDEDDYREMAEAMREFAEQFEGHGGDAHKAVSRILSSSEGWAVDAMEKHWNQVKASHLEKLPELARLFADACDVLADIIFGMKRKAEAELVIMAGSLGIAAGLAVVTGGLSAVLGAAEVAAMRQVIKRIIDEAVDRIVEEVLAKITEPINAKLEAMVEDMVLDLADGAFSMPPAEGSGGTGGSGGGHGGHGGMQLASAGGSEGSGGGGAQKATKIDHFEFEDGAGKVSRHGGELHLASSSPLGRARGAFGRSKGRDPFTQAFDSVLHGALKGSEKALGKVAKHITETVPDRVKATSRLHKGVDIDVRDRARNVRLNKGDGGGGTPASGRKTDDGLKIDSAKLSRQAHALNSRETCGDPIDMASGQMVLSQTDVDLPGVLALTLRRTHLTGYEAGHFFGSSWASTLDERLEDNRELGGFWWYREDGSVLVYPRRPDLPGDRVLPAAGAPLPLTYVTRGTSYVLTVEDPYSGLVRHFEASAAGDGTWWLAAVEDRNHNIIGIDRGEDDAPLAVTHTGGYSLQVTTNTVGDQIRVTSLHALTDDGPVRIRGFAYDETGGDLTQVRNAVDAPLYLTHDSAHRVTGWRDSNDTSFAYEYDAQGRVTATRGTGDVLNSRIEYTGPDENGATAATYTDSLGHATVYRANRHGQVIAVTEPLGATITQEWDRRDHLLSRTDPLGRTTRWEWDDAGDLVSITAADGTVSRTVYNDLHLPTRWTGPDGTQIQQEFDGRGNRIAVTGPDGAVTRFTHHPTGAPATLTDALGANVRMEADRAGLLLAVENSRGARTTCVRDTFGRPVVLTDALGGTTRLTWDAESRLLERVAADGSRESWSWDGESNCLSHTDQAGGVSAFTYGPFDLLRTRTTADGAVYTFTHDTEMRLTTVTDPAGLTWTYRYDERGALVTETDFDGRTTRSTYDAAGQLVARRTPTGTTFTFEYDTVGDLRAKEADGARTEYTYDSAGRLTAAFSATSRLGLEYDAVGRMVAETVDGRTMRYRYDATGRRTGRTTPTGAVTETSWDTAGNRTGLTVADAHRLAFEHDLLGREVQRTWGAQASLTSAWDALGRLTGQTLAFGERRPHEREFTYRPDGHLTSVTDRSTSSSSLRYELDPLGRPLSVTTRRGTTETYRYDPAGNQTHAAWADGIGDPEAAGDRSVTGTRLLSAGRVTYRYDSAGRLVERSRKRLSRKPDTWRYSWDPENRLTSCTTPDGTVWHYRYDPLGRRTAKYRLAEDNTTIVEETLFSWDGTRLAEQMDATTSTVLTWEYDGYRPLAQYERKPSTQDEVDARFFAIVTDLVGTPTELVDENAIAWRTRTTAWGTTAWNTDATAYTPLRFPGQYADPETGLHYNYFRHYDPETARYTTPDPLGLAPAPNPVTYVTNPHTELDPLGLAKCDEAEVTWGGRVQYGPLGPGNRATGVRAKLEPDMMGGKTRPRVNVPGYQRGGAWNKGHLLGAQIGGSNRDPRNFVAMHAYANSPVMRQVENDVRAAVDRGETINYNVTPIYKTNDPTDVVPVGVTIEAHGNRGFQFTPLGSDSATNSVTILNEPRPEER; translated from the coding sequence ATGGGTTACACGATCCCGGGCTGGCTGGACGAGATCCTGGACTTCATCGGGATCAATTTCCCGAACGTGGACGAGGACGACTACCGCGAAATGGCCGAGGCCATGCGGGAGTTCGCGGAACAGTTCGAGGGCCACGGCGGTGACGCCCACAAGGCAGTCTCAAGGATCCTGTCCTCCTCGGAGGGCTGGGCCGTCGACGCCATGGAGAAGCACTGGAACCAGGTGAAGGCTAGCCACCTTGAGAAACTTCCCGAACTTGCCCGGCTGTTCGCGGACGCCTGTGACGTCCTGGCGGACATCATCTTCGGGATGAAACGCAAGGCCGAGGCCGAACTGGTGATCATGGCCGGGTCGTTGGGTATTGCCGCCGGGCTTGCCGTCGTCACCGGCGGCCTGTCTGCGGTGCTCGGCGCGGCCGAGGTCGCTGCGATGCGCCAGGTGATCAAGCGGATCATTGACGAGGCCGTCGACCGGATCGTCGAGGAGGTCCTGGCCAAGATCACGGAGCCGATCAACGCCAAGCTGGAGGCGATGGTCGAGGACATGGTGCTCGACCTGGCCGACGGAGCGTTCTCGATGCCGCCCGCCGAAGGGAGCGGGGGAACTGGTGGCAGTGGCGGCGGACACGGCGGGCATGGGGGTATGCAGCTTGCCTCGGCCGGCGGCTCCGAAGGCAGCGGTGGCGGGGGCGCTCAGAAGGCCACCAAGATCGACCACTTCGAGTTCGAGGACGGGGCCGGGAAGGTCTCGCGGCACGGCGGCGAGCTGCACTTGGCCTCTTCCTCGCCGCTGGGGCGGGCCAGGGGCGCGTTTGGCCGCAGCAAGGGCCGTGATCCGTTCACGCAGGCCTTCGACAGCGTGCTGCACGGCGCGCTCAAGGGTTCTGAGAAGGCCCTGGGCAAGGTAGCCAAGCACATCACCGAGACGGTGCCGGACCGGGTAAAGGCGACGTCCCGGCTGCACAAAGGCGTCGACATCGATGTCCGTGACCGGGCCCGCAATGTTCGCCTCAACAAGGGCGACGGGGGCGGCGGCACTCCCGCCTCGGGTCGCAAGACGGACGACGGGCTGAAGATCGACTCGGCGAAGCTGTCTCGGCAAGCCCATGCCCTGAACAGCAGGGAGACGTGCGGGGACCCGATCGACATGGCCAGCGGGCAGATGGTCCTCAGTCAGACCGATGTGGACTTGCCTGGCGTGCTGGCGCTCACGCTGCGTCGTACACATCTCACCGGCTACGAGGCAGGGCATTTCTTCGGCTCTTCCTGGGCTTCCACCTTGGACGAACGCCTTGAAGACAATCGGGAGCTGGGCGGCTTCTGGTGGTACCGCGAGGATGGCTCGGTCCTGGTCTATCCCCGCCGGCCCGACCTGCCCGGCGACCGCGTTCTGCCCGCCGCAGGCGCCCCGCTGCCCCTGACTTACGTCACTCGCGGCACCTCTTATGTCCTGACGGTGGAGGATCCCTACTCCGGCCTGGTCCGGCATTTCGAGGCGTCCGCCGCGGGTGATGGGACCTGGTGGCTGGCGGCGGTCGAGGACCGTAACCACAACATCATCGGCATCGACCGTGGGGAGGACGACGCTCCGCTCGCCGTCACCCACACCGGCGGCTACAGCCTGCAGGTCACCACCAACACTGTCGGCGACCAGATACGCGTCACTTCCCTGCACGCCCTGACCGATGACGGACCCGTCCGAATACGTGGCTTCGCCTATGACGAAACCGGCGGGGACCTGACCCAGGTGCGCAACGCGGTCGATGCCCCGCTGTACCTGACCCACGACAGTGCGCACCGCGTCACCGGCTGGCGTGATTCCAACGACACAAGCTTCGCGTACGAGTACGACGCGCAGGGCCGGGTGACCGCCACCCGAGGCACCGGAGATGTCCTCAACTCCCGTATCGAATACACCGGTCCGGACGAGAACGGTGCCACCGCCGCCACCTACACGGACTCTCTCGGGCACGCCACGGTCTACCGTGCCAACCGGCACGGCCAGGTCATCGCTGTCACGGAGCCGCTTGGCGCGACGATCACCCAGGAGTGGGACCGTCGCGACCATCTGCTGTCCCGCACGGATCCTCTGGGCCGCACCACCCGCTGGGAGTGGGACGACGCGGGCGACCTGGTGAGCATCACGGCCGCAGACGGCACCGTCAGCCGCACCGTGTACAACGATCTGCACCTGCCGACGCGCTGGACGGGCCCGGACGGTACGCAAATCCAGCAGGAATTCGATGGCCGGGGCAATCGCATTGCGGTCACGGGCCCCGACGGCGCGGTCACCCGGTTCACGCACCACCCGACGGGGGCGCCTGCGACCTTGACCGACGCGCTGGGCGCGAACGTGCGCATGGAAGCGGACCGGGCCGGGCTGCTGCTCGCCGTCGAGAACAGTCGCGGCGCCCGTACCACGTGCGTGCGCGACACGTTCGGCCGTCCCGTCGTCCTCACCGATGCTCTCGGCGGAACGACCCGGCTGACCTGGGACGCGGAGAGCCGCCTGCTGGAGCGTGTGGCCGCCGACGGGTCACGCGAGAGCTGGAGTTGGGACGGTGAGAGCAATTGCCTCTCCCACACGGATCAGGCCGGCGGCGTTAGCGCGTTCACCTACGGACCTTTCGACCTGCTCAGGACACGCACCACAGCGGACGGCGCCGTCTACACGTTCACCCACGACACAGAGATGCGGCTGACCACCGTCACCGACCCTGCCGGGCTGACCTGGACGTACCGGTACGACGAGCGGGGCGCCCTGGTCACGGAGACCGACTTCGACGGCCGTACCACCCGCAGTACCTACGATGCGGCCGGTCAGTTGGTCGCCCGGCGCACACCGACGGGAACCACGTTCACCTTTGAGTACGACACAGTCGGTGATCTGCGCGCCAAGGAAGCCGACGGGGCTCGAACCGAGTACACCTACGACAGCGCCGGGCGCCTGACGGCTGCCTTCTCCGCAACATCGCGGCTTGGCCTCGAGTACGACGCCGTGGGGCGGATGGTGGCCGAGACGGTCGACGGACGCACTATGCGCTACCGCTACGACGCGACCGGACGGCGCACCGGCCGCACCACCCCGACGGGTGCCGTCACCGAGACGTCCTGGGACACGGCCGGCAACCGCACCGGCCTGACGGTCGCGGACGCCCACCGGCTCGCCTTCGAACACGACCTTCTGGGCCGGGAGGTCCAGCGGACCTGGGGCGCGCAGGCGTCGCTCACCTCGGCCTGGGACGCGTTGGGCCGGCTGACTGGCCAGACCCTCGCTTTTGGTGAACGCCGTCCGCATGAGCGGGAGTTCACCTACCGCCCGGACGGCCATCTCACCTCCGTCACCGACCGCAGCACCAGCAGCAGCAGTCTGCGCTACGAACTCGACCCCCTTGGCCGTCCCCTCTCCGTCACCACCAGGCGTGGCACCACCGAGACCTACCGCTACGATCCTGCCGGCAACCAGACACACGCCGCCTGGGCCGACGGCATCGGCGACCCCGAGGCGGCCGGCGACCGTTCCGTTACCGGGACCCGGCTGCTGTCTGCGGGGCGCGTCACCTACCGGTACGACAGCGCGGGCCGCCTCGTCGAGCGCAGCCGCAAGCGGCTCTCCCGCAAGCCGGACACGTGGCGGTACTCCTGGGACCCGGAGAACCGGCTGACGTCGTGCACCACGCCTGACGGCACCGTCTGGCACTACCGCTACGACCCCCTCGGGCGCCGCACGGCGAAGTACCGTCTCGCCGAGGACAACACCACCATCGTCGAGGAAACCCTCTTCAGCTGGGATGGCACCCGCCTCGCAGAACAGATGGACGCCACCACCAGCACTGTGCTGACCTGGGAGTACGACGGATACCGGCCGCTGGCCCAGTACGAGCGCAAGCCTTCGACGCAGGACGAGGTCGACGCCCGCTTCTTCGCCATCGTCACAGACCTGGTGGGCACACCCACGGAATTGGTCGACGAGAACGCCATCGCCTGGCGCACCCGGACCACCGCGTGGGGCACCACGGCCTGGAACACCGACGCCACCGCCTACACCCCATTGCGCTTCCCCGGCCAGTACGCCGATCCCGAAACCGGCCTGCACTACAACTACTTCCGCCACTACGATCCCGAAACCGCCCGCTATACCACCCCCGACCCGCTCGGCCTGGCCCCCGCCCCGAACCCGGTCACCTACGTGACCAACCCGCACACCGAGCTCGACCCCCTCGGCCTCGCCAAGTGCGACGAGGCAGAGGTCACGTGGGGCGGCCGCGTCCAGTACGGGCCACTCGGCCCGGGCAATCGCGCGACCGGTGTCCGCGCAAAACTGGAACCCGACATGATGGGCGGCAAGACCCGCCCCCGGGTCAATGTGCCCGGCTACCAACGCGGTGGCGCATGGAACAAGGGCCACCTGCTGGGAGCCCAGATCGGCGGATCCAACAGGGACCCCCGCAACTTCGTCGCCATGCACGCGTACGCCAACAGCCCGGTCATGCGGCAGGTCGAGAACGACGTACGCGCGGCCGTGGACCGGGGCGAGACGATCAACTACAACGTCACACCGATCTACAAGACCAACGACCCGACCGATGTGGTGCCCGTCGGCGTCACCATCGAGGCACACGGAAACCGCGGATTCCAGTTCACCCCCCTGGGCTCGGACAGCGCGACCAACTCCGTCACTATCCTTAACGAGCCCCGACCGGAGGAACGCTGA
- a CDS encoding IS5 family transposase, which translates to MLVYPSGIDVSSSALRFLAARLRERRRALGTRWRRLSAGRQALLALAHLRNGQPYAQLAAGFGIGTTTVYRYVTETVELLAALAPTLAEAVRAASMKAYVILDGTLLPIDRIAADRPFYSGKHKKHGMNVQVIADPKGRLLWVSPALAGAVHDVRAAREHGIIDALAEAGITCWADKGYQGAGGTVRLPYRGRWDSLSAGQQAVNRSHAKVRALVEQAIATLKSWRLLRKLRCSTTRVTSLVQAVLTLHLADSD; encoded by the coding sequence ATGCTTGTTTACCCGTCCGGCATCGACGTGTCCAGCTCTGCCCTCCGCTTCCTCGCCGCCCGTCTGAGGGAACGTCGGCGCGCCCTTGGCACTCGATGGCGGCGCCTGAGCGCGGGCCGACAGGCCCTGCTCGCTCTCGCTCACCTCCGCAACGGTCAGCCCTATGCCCAGCTCGCGGCCGGTTTCGGGATCGGCACCACCACCGTCTACCGGTATGTCACCGAGACCGTCGAGCTCCTGGCCGCCCTCGCACCCACGCTCGCCGAAGCTGTACGGGCCGCGTCGATGAAGGCGTACGTGATCCTGGACGGGACGCTGCTGCCGATCGACCGGATCGCCGCCGACCGTCCCTTCTACTCGGGCAAACACAAGAAGCACGGCATGAATGTGCAGGTCATAGCCGATCCGAAGGGGCGTCTCCTGTGGGTTTCACCAGCCCTGGCAGGCGCCGTCCATGACGTCCGGGCCGCACGCGAGCACGGCATCATCGACGCTCTCGCCGAGGCCGGCATCACCTGCTGGGCGGACAAGGGCTACCAGGGCGCGGGCGGCACGGTCCGTCTCCCTTACCGCGGCCGATGGGACAGCCTTTCCGCCGGTCAGCAGGCCGTCAACCGGTCCCATGCGAAGGTCCGGGCACTGGTCGAACAAGCCATCGCCACCCTCAAGTCCTGGCGGCTCCTGCGCAAGCTCCGCTGCTCGACGACCCGAGTCACGAGCCTTGTCCAAGCTGTCCTCACCCTCCATCTGGCCGACTCAGACTGA
- a CDS encoding VOC family protein: MDMVRQVIVFDAADLHAESTFWAGILGGHVFEDDDWHSVIDAAGQWRIGVQLAPDHVPPDWPHGNPQQVHLDLHVDDPRAAHEEALALGARLLQPAPDLDAAEGHQVYADPAGHPFCIGWGHPSREALAEFVADRLGRREPG; the protein is encoded by the coding sequence ATGGACATGGTGCGTCAGGTGATCGTGTTCGACGCGGCCGACCTGCATGCGGAGAGCACGTTCTGGGCCGGCATTCTGGGCGGGCACGTCTTCGAGGACGACGACTGGCACAGCGTCATCGACGCTGCTGGACAGTGGCGGATCGGCGTGCAACTGGCACCGGACCATGTTCCGCCCGACTGGCCTCATGGAAACCCCCAGCAAGTACATCTCGATCTCCACGTCGACGACCCGCGAGCGGCGCACGAGGAGGCACTTGCCCTTGGCGCCCGGCTGCTCCAGCCGGCTCCTGATCTCGACGCTGCCGAGGGTCACCAGGTGTACGCGGATCCGGCCGGGCATCCGTTTTGCATCGGCTGGGGACACCCGTCCCGGGAGGCGCTCGCGGAGTTCGTCGCCGACCGCCTGGGGCGGAGAGAGCCGGGCTGA
- a CDS encoding DUF6417 family protein, with protein MDGYEHLDLDEIDFAPMEHHTERLRLLTLDETRDLISVLRTVAAEGGTVAGEADRLAREIGGRIPSES; from the coding sequence ATGGACGGCTACGAGCACCTGGACCTTGATGAGATCGACTTCGCTCCCATGGAGCACCACACCGAACGGTTGCGCCTGCTGACACTGGACGAAACCCGTGACCTGATCAGCGTCCTGCGCACTGTCGCTGCGGAGGGCGGGACGGTCGCGGGGGAGGCAGACCGGCTGGCGCGGGAGATCGGTGGACGCATCCCGTCGGAAAGCTGA
- a CDS encoding lamin tail domain-containing protein has translation MSASASVSVRRLAAAALAAGALVSVAALPASAAGHARPYQSRVQITDVQYDSPGRDDRSNRSLNQEWVEVTNTTRQAVNLDGWTLSDEDGHTYTFDGYRLAGRASVRIHTGEGRDTRADLFQERRNYVWDNGSDTATLRNDRDRFIDDAFWGNDRDHRGDRGDRGDRGDRGDRWERGERGDRGDRWDRGERGDRWEHGDRGGRHQR, from the coding sequence TTGTCCGCTTCCGCTTCTGTCAGCGTCCGTCGTCTGGCTGCTGCCGCGCTCGCGGCCGGCGCCCTTGTCTCGGTGGCGGCGCTGCCGGCGTCCGCGGCCGGCCACGCCCGCCCGTACCAGTCGCGTGTTCAGATCACCGATGTGCAGTACGACTCCCCGGGCCGCGACGACCGCTCCAACCGCTCGCTGAACCAGGAGTGGGTGGAGGTCACCAACACCACCCGGCAGGCGGTCAACCTGGACGGGTGGACGTTGTCGGACGAGGACGGCCACACCTACACCTTCGACGGCTACCGCCTGGCCGGCCGCGCGAGCGTCCGTATCCACACCGGTGAGGGCCGCGACACCCGCGCCGACCTGTTCCAGGAGCGCCGCAACTACGTGTGGGACAACGGCTCCGACACCGCCACCCTGCGCAACGACCGCGACCGCTTCATCGACGACGCCTTTTGGGGCAACGACCGGGACCACCGCGGAGACCGCGGAGACCGCGGAGACCGCGGAGACCGCGGCGACCGCTGGGAGCGCGGCGAACGTGGGGACCGTGGAGACCGCTGGGACCGTGGCGAACGTGGAGACCGCTGGGAGCACGGGGACCGTGGCGGCCGGCACCAGCGTTGA